One segment of Mycolicibacterium sp. YH-1 DNA contains the following:
- a CDS encoding phage late control D family protein, translating to MTGGVSTMLSLGKMPAPGVMIDALQEVVVETALDVAGAFSLTFGLAPTEGGDWSTLLIDPFKPMMPIGIRIGTGGVPLPLAVLNGFATAQRARFAEGGKSVLEIRGIDITAVMNLEEKAKAWTGLPDGAIAAALFGQYAVVPKVTMTPPRVVEPMGSTVQRGTDIRFLRRLARRNGFDCYVQPEPITGLDTGYFGPPTTAGVASAVINVNMGSLTNVRDLEVRYDMARPTLAMALGLDTATKAPGVGVAPVSKLVPMGIEPATLRAVAGAGVAGSMPMIRLAETGGTTAAELQPSAQATVDRASFALTVEGTTDESVGVLRPGALIAVRGIGRLFNGLYQTTRCRISVVDGHFEQRFTARRNAVTMTGTEFVAV from the coding sequence ATGACCGGCGGCGTGTCGACGATGCTCTCCCTGGGCAAGATGCCCGCTCCCGGGGTGATGATCGATGCGCTGCAGGAGGTCGTGGTCGAAACGGCGCTCGACGTCGCAGGCGCGTTCTCGTTGACGTTCGGGCTCGCACCCACCGAGGGCGGCGACTGGAGCACGTTGCTGATCGACCCGTTCAAGCCGATGATGCCGATCGGGATCCGCATCGGCACCGGCGGCGTGCCACTGCCTCTGGCGGTGCTCAACGGCTTCGCCACCGCGCAGCGGGCACGCTTCGCCGAGGGTGGGAAGAGTGTGCTGGAGATTCGCGGTATCGATATCACCGCTGTGATGAACCTCGAGGAGAAGGCCAAGGCGTGGACCGGTCTGCCTGACGGAGCGATCGCCGCGGCGCTGTTCGGCCAGTACGCGGTGGTGCCGAAGGTGACGATGACACCACCGCGGGTCGTGGAGCCGATGGGATCGACGGTGCAGCGCGGCACCGACATTCGCTTCCTGCGCCGTCTGGCCCGGCGCAACGGCTTCGACTGCTACGTGCAACCCGAACCGATAACCGGCCTGGACACCGGCTACTTCGGTCCGCCGACGACCGCCGGTGTGGCGTCGGCGGTGATCAACGTGAACATGGGATCACTGACCAACGTGCGCGACCTTGAGGTCCGCTACGACATGGCGCGGCCCACGCTGGCGATGGCACTCGGTCTCGACACCGCGACCAAGGCGCCGGGTGTCGGTGTCGCGCCGGTGTCGAAGCTCGTGCCGATGGGTATCGAGCCCGCGACGCTGCGGGCCGTGGCGGGCGCGGGTGTCGCCGGGTCCATGCCCATGATTCGCCTCGCCGAGACCGGCGGGACCACCGCCGCGGAGTTGCAGCCGTCGGCACAGGCAACCGTCGACCGCGCCAGCTTTGCGCTCACCGTGGAGGGCACCACCGACGAGTCTGTGGGTGTCCTGCGACCCGGCGCGTTGATCGCGGTGCGCGGCATCGGTCGCCTGTTCAACGGGCTCTACCAGACGACCAGATGCCGAATATCGGTGGTAGACGGTCACTTCGAGCAGCGGTTCACCGCCCGCCGAAACGCGGTGACAATGACCGGAACCGAGTTCGTCGCGGTGTAG
- a CDS encoding phage baseplate assembly protein V, which produces MTDQQVQQLLDRQLDKFYGKYRGLVTDNQDPTKRGRVQALVPEVLGTEHTTWAEPCTPYGGTTSGFYAIPPLGAGVWIEFEAGDVSRPVWVGCWWATGETPPGPGAALPNPFTKVLRTETGLHAALDDTGQSIVLSDIAGVNIMSIKVLEGTIEIKALAQVVLDAPLIKHGGGATHPAVFGDQLMAYLAQLVTTFNSHVHPGELALGLLPVTPAPPAPPAAPPTPALISLQNLVQ; this is translated from the coding sequence ATGACCGACCAACAAGTGCAACAACTGCTCGACCGTCAACTCGACAAGTTCTACGGCAAGTACCGCGGCCTGGTCACCGACAACCAGGACCCGACCAAGCGAGGACGGGTCCAGGCCTTGGTCCCCGAGGTGCTGGGCACCGAACACACCACATGGGCCGAGCCGTGCACACCTTACGGCGGCACCACCTCGGGCTTCTACGCGATCCCGCCGCTGGGCGCCGGGGTGTGGATCGAGTTCGAGGCCGGTGACGTCTCCCGTCCGGTGTGGGTGGGCTGCTGGTGGGCGACCGGTGAGACGCCGCCGGGACCCGGTGCCGCACTACCGAATCCGTTCACCAAGGTGCTGCGCACCGAGACCGGACTGCACGCCGCGCTCGACGACACCGGACAGTCGATCGTGCTCTCCGACATCGCCGGCGTGAACATCATGTCGATCAAGGTGCTGGAGGGCACGATCGAGATCAAGGCGCTCGCGCAGGTCGTCCTCGACGCACCCCTGATCAAGCACGGTGGCGGCGCCACCCATCCCGCGGTGTTCGGCGACCAACTCATGGCCTACTTGGCGCAACTGGTCACCACGTTCAACTCTCATGTGCACCCGGGAGAGTTGGCGCTCGGCCTCCTCCCGGTGACGCCGGCGCCGCCGGCGCCCCCTGCCGCACCGCCCACACCAGCCCTGATCTCGTTACAGAACCTGGTGCAGTGA
- a CDS encoding GPW/gp25 family protein has protein sequence MTDPGVTIVTGAFAGGPRADLTVPPAARYLDEPMRIDGSGRTTLATADEHVRDLIRAVLFTEPFERPNRPDFGCALKTMVFLPNHEVLASATNALVQGALQKWLELEIIVIDVAVEAVDAELRVTIVYQRRSDGGQRRETFRGRYGQVG, from the coding sequence ATGACCGACCCCGGTGTCACGATCGTCACCGGCGCCTTCGCGGGTGGGCCACGGGCCGACCTGACGGTTCCGCCCGCGGCGCGCTACCTCGACGAGCCGATGCGGATCGACGGAAGCGGCAGGACCACCCTCGCCACCGCCGACGAACACGTCCGCGACCTCATCCGCGCGGTGCTCTTCACCGAGCCGTTCGAGCGGCCGAATCGTCCCGACTTCGGTTGCGCCCTAAAGACCATGGTGTTTCTGCCCAACCACGAGGTGCTCGCCAGCGCCACCAACGCACTGGTGCAGGGTGCGCTGCAGAAGTGGCTGGAGCTGGAGATCATCGTCATCGACGTCGCCGTCGAAGCTGTCGACGCCGAACTGCGCGTCACCATCGTCTATCAACGCCGCAGCGACGGCGGCCAGCGCCGGGAGACGTTCCGCGGCCGCTACGGGCAGGTGGGCTGA
- a CDS encoding TIGR03617 family F420-dependent LLM class oxidoreductase has product MYVDVMTMPQRLSQIGGFAQRIQASGFSGLLLTETGRTAYLNAAVASQSAPGLEISTGVAVAFPRSPFITAASAWELQEATGGRFRLGLGTQVRTHVVRRYGMPFEHPGPRLRDYVLAVKACFAAFRTGKLDHHGEFYDLDFITPQWSPGPIDAPDPKVDVAAVNPWMLRMAGEVADGVHIHPIGEPGYIARHVLPNVAAGAAKAGRSPSDIAKIVPVMTIVGDTDEERANERELVRASMSFYGSTPNYAFIWDEAGFEGTTARLREKQKAGDFAGMASQITDDHIATFATESTWDGLADALIAKYDGIATRIVLYNAGSETGRLEKYGEIARLIAARHPAAG; this is encoded by the coding sequence GTGTACGTCGACGTGATGACCATGCCGCAGCGGTTGAGCCAGATCGGCGGCTTCGCCCAGCGCATTCAGGCTTCTGGGTTCTCCGGTCTCCTGCTCACCGAGACGGGCCGCACCGCGTATCTCAACGCGGCGGTGGCGTCGCAGTCCGCCCCCGGCCTCGAGATCTCGACCGGTGTCGCCGTCGCCTTTCCGCGCAGCCCGTTCATCACGGCGGCGTCGGCCTGGGAGCTGCAGGAGGCAACCGGCGGCAGGTTTCGGCTCGGCCTCGGCACCCAGGTCCGCACGCATGTCGTCCGGCGCTACGGGATGCCCTTCGAACATCCGGGCCCGCGCCTGCGTGACTACGTGCTGGCGGTGAAGGCATGTTTCGCCGCCTTCCGGACCGGCAAACTCGACCATCACGGCGAGTTCTACGACCTCGACTTCATCACTCCCCAGTGGAGTCCCGGGCCGATCGACGCACCCGATCCCAAAGTCGATGTCGCAGCAGTGAATCCATGGATGCTGCGGATGGCAGGCGAGGTCGCCGACGGCGTGCACATTCATCCGATCGGCGAGCCCGGCTACATCGCCCGTCACGTGCTTCCCAACGTTGCCGCAGGTGCGGCCAAGGCCGGCCGCTCCCCCTCCGATATCGCCAAGATCGTTCCCGTCATGACGATCGTCGGCGACACCGACGAGGAGCGCGCCAACGAGCGCGAACTCGTGCGGGCCAGCATGAGCTTCTACGGAAGCACACCGAACTATGCGTTCATCTGGGACGAGGCCGGCTTCGAGGGCACGACGGCCCGTCTGCGGGAGAAGCAGAAGGCCGGTGACTTCGCAGGTATGGCATCGCAAATCACGGACGACCACATCGCCACCTTTGCCACCGAATCGACATGGGATGGCTTGGCAGACGCGTTGATCGCCAAGTACGACGGAATCGCCACTCGTATCGTGTTGTACAACGCGGGCAGCGAGACAGGGCGTCTCGAGAAGTACGGCGAGATCGCGCGCCTGATAGCGGCGCGGCACCCCGCGGCGGGTTGA
- a CDS encoding DUF6519 domain-containing protein, which yields MAGDHSSYSFRPTNDFVGVFEQQGRVRLDANLNELVDLLDRRLRATALDTLGRAVVPAETPDAFLLEIAGGVLSFGPGRAYVDGIQVDNHGIGTPVPTLHFDPHLEEMRGTDPLPYSPQPYLPVPPALPTSGTHLVYLDVWHRERTWAEDPTLLDPALYGIDTAVRRQVVWQVKVHEADTPGLQCDTPDGQIPGWADIIRPSASRLTTAAVGVPAALDPCDVPPIGGFRGRSNRLYSVEIHDPGPVGVATFKWSRDNASLASPVTAIAGADVSVVRPGRDAVLRFTIGDVVEVTDDVHELDGLSGEMAVVASVDDTRGVVTLAAPLGGVFDVSRGARIRRWDQSGALVTADHVMQVTAGPIVLEDGVQIEFTLDPDIAGGAFRSNERWAFRARVADASVEVLDHVPPRTPHHHIARLGFVDFANDDVLSDCRVPWPGSGDCDCDDCACDVCVTAISHNSGALTIQAAVDKVRDRGGVVCLQPGVYVLRETVDMSRTNAVRVRGKGWTTIVLTPGPMPAFFVDRAREVTIEELTVLGNDGRFIDRQEPGRPAEPGRPAESGRPAEPGRPAEPARAAGPVAAAPVAAAPVVTGGLLAGLGGNVAIAVRNTIGFAVQRCSLIVHPTRARLPALALLGIIAGLRVRDCQILGATAIGNAPLDALAPRAERAFVADERTPGRLLLAHSRIEDNVLVGVRAGVSFVGTAIHVGDNVVADNIVAAVIAGITHLGTSAVGATVVRSNVVAAGFYGIVDGLDPVRITDNEIFGLNTQLDRLGIPDPRVPAEPTDPLRPNPCAPASVVYKAGPFGIVTDVGSMRGDVGLPAAIFVTDGLGHSGRVRSVRVAGNEVVEFLGYGIMVQAAVVTAMIHGNRIARVPLDGIVVTAVRGGAVSVNDNVIRGVGFEVREQRHAPAAEGKVLAAISIGPVQEADVRANQVLGVRSMFAQTVAGVWIEGARNSQVALNTVNDVGAPDGLSFGIAVRAPFDRTDVSENRVHQQSPRGRYTGVSIGGLATLRHTERAEEYHPVGLKFGRLVIVTDGGTWWYGDDRIVHLQLGRELGAVHGNTVDGAGIRPMVQVIVDGNALVNDNRIVFVPNEHVAAVRIRADSAVVSANYIETRPEASAVAIDAAPGRVAISTNVTNGELRINGLPLASPWDAMNVATP from the coding sequence ATGGCCGGTGACCACAGCAGTTACAGTTTCCGGCCGACGAACGACTTCGTCGGCGTGTTCGAGCAGCAGGGCCGTGTCCGCCTCGACGCGAACCTCAACGAGCTCGTCGACCTGCTTGATCGCCGACTGCGCGCCACCGCGCTCGACACCCTCGGTCGTGCCGTCGTCCCCGCCGAGACCCCCGACGCGTTCCTGCTCGAAATCGCAGGCGGTGTGCTGTCTTTCGGGCCCGGCCGCGCGTACGTCGACGGCATCCAGGTCGACAATCACGGTATCGGCACACCGGTCCCGACGCTGCACTTCGACCCGCACCTCGAGGAGATGAGGGGCACCGACCCCCTTCCTTACAGCCCGCAGCCCTACCTGCCCGTACCGCCGGCGCTTCCCACCTCCGGCACCCACCTGGTGTACCTCGACGTATGGCACCGCGAGCGCACGTGGGCCGAGGACCCGACACTGCTCGACCCCGCCCTGTACGGCATCGACACCGCGGTCCGGCGGCAGGTCGTCTGGCAGGTGAAGGTGCACGAAGCCGATACGCCCGGCCTGCAGTGCGACACCCCCGACGGGCAGATCCCTGGCTGGGCCGACATCATCCGCCCGAGCGCGTCGCGGCTCACCACCGCAGCGGTCGGGGTTCCGGCGGCGTTGGACCCGTGCGATGTACCTCCGATAGGCGGCTTTCGCGGTCGCAGCAACCGCCTGTACAGCGTGGAGATTCACGACCCGGGACCGGTTGGCGTGGCGACCTTCAAGTGGAGTCGCGACAACGCCTCGCTGGCGTCGCCGGTGACGGCGATTGCCGGCGCCGACGTCAGCGTCGTGCGTCCGGGGCGTGATGCGGTGCTGCGGTTCACCATTGGCGATGTCGTCGAGGTCACCGACGACGTTCACGAACTCGACGGTCTGTCGGGTGAGATGGCAGTCGTCGCCAGCGTCGATGACACGCGCGGGGTGGTCACATTGGCGGCACCGCTGGGCGGGGTGTTCGACGTTTCCCGCGGCGCTCGCATTCGGCGATGGGACCAATCCGGCGCGTTGGTCACGGCCGATCACGTCATGCAGGTCACCGCGGGGCCGATAGTGCTCGAGGACGGCGTTCAGATCGAGTTCACCCTCGACCCGGATATCGCCGGCGGCGCGTTCCGCTCGAACGAGCGCTGGGCGTTTCGAGCGCGCGTCGCCGACGCATCGGTCGAGGTGCTCGATCACGTGCCGCCGCGCACACCCCACCACCACATCGCTCGTCTCGGGTTCGTCGACTTCGCGAACGATGACGTGCTGAGCGACTGCCGGGTGCCGTGGCCAGGTTCGGGCGACTGCGACTGCGACGACTGTGCCTGCGATGTCTGCGTCACGGCCATCAGCCACAACAGCGGCGCGCTGACCATCCAGGCCGCCGTCGACAAGGTGCGGGACCGGGGTGGTGTGGTCTGTCTGCAACCCGGTGTCTACGTGCTGCGCGAGACCGTCGACATGTCGCGGACCAACGCGGTGCGGGTACGTGGCAAGGGGTGGACGACCATCGTGCTCACACCGGGGCCCATGCCGGCGTTCTTCGTCGATCGTGCCAGGGAGGTCACGATCGAGGAGTTGACCGTGCTTGGCAACGACGGTCGGTTCATAGACCGGCAGGAACCCGGCAGGCCGGCGGAACCCGGAAGGCCAGCGGAATCTGGAAGGCCAGCGGAACCTGGAAGGCCGGCGGAGCCCGCAAGGGCAGCCGGGCCCGTGGCTGCCGCGCCCGTGGCTGCCGCGCCTGTCGTCACCGGCGGGCTGCTCGCTGGGCTAGGCGGCAACGTTGCGATCGCAGTGCGCAACACAATTGGCTTCGCTGTGCAGCGCTGCTCTCTGATCGTGCATCCAACCCGCGCGCGGCTGCCCGCACTGGCGTTGCTCGGCATCATCGCGGGGCTGCGCGTGCGCGACTGTCAGATCCTGGGCGCCACGGCAATCGGCAATGCCCCCCTCGACGCCCTTGCACCACGCGCCGAACGCGCATTCGTCGCCGACGAGCGCACACCGGGACGTCTGTTACTCGCTCACTCCAGGATTGAGGACAACGTGCTCGTCGGTGTGCGTGCGGGTGTCTCCTTCGTCGGCACGGCAATCCACGTCGGGGACAACGTCGTTGCCGACAATATCGTCGCGGCGGTGATCGCCGGGATCACGCACTTGGGTACCTCAGCTGTGGGCGCGACGGTGGTCAGGTCGAACGTCGTCGCCGCCGGTTTCTACGGCATCGTCGACGGTCTGGACCCCGTCCGGATCACCGACAACGAGATCTTCGGCCTGAACACCCAGCTCGATCGGCTCGGGATTCCCGACCCGCGAGTTCCCGCCGAGCCTACCGATCCGCTCCGCCCGAACCCGTGCGCACCGGCGAGCGTCGTGTACAAGGCAGGGCCTTTCGGAATCGTGACCGACGTCGGCAGTATGCGCGGCGATGTCGGCTTGCCGGCAGCGATTTTCGTGACTGACGGCCTCGGCCACAGCGGACGTGTCAGGTCGGTGCGCGTCGCGGGCAACGAAGTCGTCGAATTCCTCGGTTACGGCATCATGGTGCAGGCCGCCGTCGTGACCGCGATGATTCACGGCAACCGCATCGCCCGAGTACCGCTCGACGGCATCGTCGTCACGGCCGTGCGCGGTGGCGCGGTGTCGGTGAACGACAACGTTATTCGCGGAGTCGGCTTCGAGGTCCGCGAGCAGCGGCATGCCCCAGCCGCGGAAGGGAAAGTGCTCGCCGCCATCTCCATCGGTCCGGTGCAGGAGGCCGATGTCCGCGCCAACCAGGTACTTGGGGTGCGGTCGATGTTCGCACAGACTGTGGCAGGCGTGTGGATCGAAGGTGCCCGCAACTCCCAGGTCGCCCTCAACACGGTCAACGACGTCGGTGCTCCCGACGGATTGTCGTTCGGTATCGCGGTACGAGCACCGTTCGACCGGACCGATGTCAGCGAGAATCGAGTTCACCAGCAGTCCCCGCGGGGCCGCTACACCGGCGTGTCGATCGGGGGGCTGGCGACATTGCGGCACACAGAACGCGCAGAGGAGTACCACCCGGTGGGACTCAAGTTCGGGAGACTGGTCATCGTCACCGACGGCGGCACCTGGTGGTACGGCGACGACAGGATCGTGCACCTGCAGTTGGGTCGCGAACTCGGGGCGGTGCACGGAAACACCGTCGACGGCGCCGGAATCCGCCCCATGGTGCAGGTCATCGTGGACGGGAATGCGCTGGTAAACGACAATCGAATCGTGTTCGTCCCCAACGAACACGTCGCCGCGGTACGCATTCGCGCCGACTCCGCCGTCGTGTCTGCGAACTACATCGAGACTCGACCGGAGGCGTCTGCGGTTGCGATCGACGCCGCCCCGGGGAGGGTCGCGATCTCGACGAATGTCACGAACGGCGAGCTTCGCATCAACGGCTTACCGCTAGCGTCGCCCTGGGACGCCATGAACGTCGCGACGCCTTGA
- a CDS encoding GNAT family N-acetyltransferase codes for MDNDLFVRPYRPADVDEVVSVWARAAREAHPFVVGEGEGEREQKMRDVYLMEAENWVVESVVNGTIVGLLGMLGSEIGGLFVAPEAQRRGVGRALVEHASALHGTVTLEVYQRNQRARRFYARMGFEEIGHRPEEETGHELIALRRGAVAS; via the coding sequence GTGGACAATGACCTGTTCGTGCGCCCCTACCGACCGGCTGATGTAGATGAGGTGGTCAGTGTGTGGGCGCGCGCTGCTCGGGAGGCTCACCCATTCGTCGTCGGGGAGGGTGAGGGTGAACGCGAACAAAAGATGCGTGACGTCTACCTCATGGAAGCCGAGAACTGGGTCGTCGAGTCTGTCGTCAACGGCACTATCGTCGGCTTGCTCGGCATGCTGGGCAGTGAGATCGGCGGTTTGTTCGTCGCGCCCGAGGCGCAGCGGCGTGGGGTCGGTCGGGCCCTTGTCGAGCATGCCAGCGCACTACACGGCACGGTGACACTGGAGGTTTACCAGCGCAACCAGCGCGCCCGCCGTTTCTATGCCCGGATGGGATTCGAGGAGATCGGGCACCGGCCGGAAGAAGAAACCGGGCACGAACTGATCGCACTGCGTCGAGGAGCCGTCGCTTCCTGA
- a CDS encoding ATP-binding protein encodes MNADGAYVRDRVGELLSRLLGRESAPVPAMPESALDRLTNTCALSAADCDLLLLLAGLAIDASIAPELGLDGCCHGAATLAQLADRIPDAQWSALAPTAPLRRWHLVELTSERILDGWARIDERTLLGILGVYTLDPVLDALADPVNPVDATAESPRRLAAVVRVLDVWRGWDGEGSVPVVLISGADATAIAVDAARQAGFQVLAFRAASLPTGPREQAEVAALLERESALGPIAAILSVTDIAAEGAAWNIARRCQVPLLIAARSLPAVVDLPGRVIVHVELPTETVAERTEVWRRELGSALAAQCNGATEVVAHRFILGEAQIQTAAAEVRSTWNDNDAEPTRILWRAARRQARPDLDELATRVSTTAEWDSLILPKAQKVMLRELIAHVRHAHLVQDEWGFARSGACGPGVTAMFHGPSGVGKTLAARVVAGELDLDLYRVDLAQTVSKYIGETEKNLARIFDAADAGAAILVFDEADAIFGKRSEVKNANDRFANIEVAYLLQRLESYRGLAILTTNLPDNLDPAFTRRLRTSIAFPFPDVAAREQMWSHAFPAESPTANLDIDALARLSVSGGSIANIALGAAVLAADAGTSITMDNILGAAQSEYAKLHRTFGAAELNGWATQQVSNTDPRRAG; translated from the coding sequence ATGAACGCCGACGGTGCGTACGTCCGGGATCGGGTGGGCGAACTCCTCTCCCGGCTTCTCGGGCGGGAATCGGCCCCGGTGCCCGCCATGCCCGAGTCCGCCCTCGATCGGCTGACCAACACGTGCGCGCTCTCCGCGGCGGACTGCGACCTACTTCTGCTTCTAGCCGGGCTGGCCATCGATGCATCGATCGCGCCGGAACTCGGCCTCGACGGCTGCTGCCACGGTGCGGCGACACTCGCCCAACTCGCGGACCGGATACCCGACGCCCAGTGGAGCGCGCTGGCACCGACCGCGCCGCTGCGCCGGTGGCACCTCGTCGAGCTGACCTCCGAACGCATCCTCGACGGCTGGGCCCGCATTGACGAGCGGACGCTGCTCGGCATCCTCGGCGTGTACACGCTCGATCCTGTGCTCGACGCGCTCGCCGACCCCGTGAACCCGGTCGACGCGACGGCGGAGTCACCGCGTCGCCTGGCCGCCGTCGTGCGGGTGCTCGACGTGTGGCGCGGGTGGGACGGTGAGGGCTCGGTGCCCGTAGTGCTGATCAGCGGTGCCGACGCGACCGCGATTGCGGTGGATGCGGCGCGGCAGGCGGGATTTCAGGTCCTGGCGTTCCGTGCGGCCAGCCTGCCGACCGGGCCTCGCGAGCAGGCTGAGGTTGCCGCGCTCCTCGAACGCGAGTCCGCGCTCGGTCCGATCGCGGCGATCCTGTCGGTGACCGATATCGCGGCCGAGGGGGCGGCGTGGAACATCGCGCGACGCTGCCAGGTGCCGTTGCTCATCGCCGCGCGCAGTCTCCCGGCGGTCGTCGACCTGCCGGGTCGGGTGATCGTGCACGTCGAACTCCCCACCGAGACCGTCGCCGAGCGCACCGAGGTGTGGCGGCGCGAACTCGGCAGCGCGCTCGCCGCGCAGTGCAACGGGGCCACCGAGGTGGTAGCTCACCGATTCATCCTCGGCGAGGCACAGATTCAGACCGCGGCCGCCGAGGTTCGCAGCACCTGGAACGACAACGACGCCGAGCCGACGCGGATCCTGTGGCGTGCGGCGCGCCGCCAGGCGCGGCCCGATCTCGACGAGCTCGCGACCCGCGTCTCGACCACGGCCGAGTGGGACAGCCTCATCCTGCCCAAGGCGCAGAAGGTGATGCTGCGCGAACTCATCGCACACGTGCGGCACGCCCATCTCGTGCAGGACGAGTGGGGATTCGCGCGCAGCGGCGCCTGTGGACCCGGCGTCACCGCGATGTTCCACGGCCCCAGCGGAGTCGGCAAGACACTGGCCGCGCGGGTCGTCGCAGGAGAGCTCGACCTCGATCTGTATCGCGTCGACCTCGCGCAGACTGTGTCGAAGTACATCGGCGAGACCGAGAAGAATCTAGCCCGCATTTTCGATGCCGCAGATGCGGGCGCCGCGATTCTCGTCTTCGACGAGGCCGACGCCATCTTCGGAAAGCGCTCAGAGGTCAAGAACGCCAACGACCGGTTCGCCAATATCGAGGTCGCATATCTGCTGCAACGCCTGGAGAGCTACCGCGGCCTGGCCATCCTGACAACCAATCTGCCCGACAACCTCGATCCCGCATTCACGCGTCGCCTCCGCACGTCCATCGCCTTCCCGTTCCCGGACGTCGCTGCCAGGGAACAGATGTGGTCGCACGCGTTCCCGGCCGAGTCGCCGACGGCCAACCTCGACATCGACGCACTCGCCCGGCTGTCGGTGAGCGGTGGCAGCATCGCCAACATCGCACTCGGTGCCGCGGTGCTGGCCGCCGACGCGGGTACCTCGATCACGATGGACAACATCCTCGGCGCGGCGCAGTCGGAGTACGCCAAGCTGCATCGCACCTTCGGCGCGGCAGAGTTGAACGGTTGGGCCACGCAACAGGTTTCGAACACCGATCCGCGGAGGGCAGGATGA
- a CDS encoding DUF1918 domain-containing protein: MKAKVGDWLVIKGTTVERPDQRGEITEVRSADGSPPYVVRWFATGHVATVVPGPDAVVVTSAEQEEADKWARSRSASVETAIAHHIKSE, translated from the coding sequence ATGAAGGCCAAGGTAGGCGACTGGTTGGTGATCAAGGGCACGACAGTGGAACGACCGGATCAGCGCGGTGAGATCACCGAGGTGCGTTCGGCGGATGGCTCTCCGCCATACGTGGTGCGATGGTTCGCCACCGGCCATGTAGCGACAGTGGTACCCGGCCCGGACGCGGTCGTCGTCACGTCCGCGGAACAGGAAGAGGCGGACAAGTGGGCGCGGTCCCGGTCCGCATCGGTGGAGACGGCGATCGCGCACCACATCAAGAGTGAGTAA
- a CDS encoding GNAT family N-acetyltransferase — translation MMRYTPMATSMHTPRLRLELRDECDAVWNHELLGEHEGGTTESVQDVRLRLAEQRNKFHDSGIGLFTIRRRANDEPLGYCGLIVGRCSLDEPEIACELLNRFHGCGYATEAAHAVMDAAFTTGRGRIWSTVGAWNQPSLRVLEKLGFQRHHETIDDRGRPLIYLVRQAPARESG, via the coding sequence ATGATGCGATACACCCCGATGGCAACGTCGATGCACACCCCGCGTCTTCGTCTGGAGTTGCGTGACGAGTGCGATGCCGTCTGGAATCACGAACTGCTCGGTGAGCACGAGGGCGGGACGACCGAGTCAGTGCAGGATGTCCGTCTTCGACTGGCCGAGCAACGAAACAAGTTCCACGACAGCGGTATCGGACTGTTCACGATTCGCCGCAGGGCCAACGACGAACCCTTGGGGTACTGCGGGCTGATCGTCGGTCGATGCAGCCTCGATGAGCCGGAGATCGCCTGTGAACTGCTGAACCGGTTCCACGGCTGCGGTTACGCGACCGAGGCCGCGCACGCTGTGATGGACGCGGCATTCACGACAGGCCGCGGCCGAATCTGGTCAACCGTGGGGGCATGGAACCAGCCGTCACTACGGGTCCTGGAGAAGCTCGGCTTCCAACGACACCACGAGACCATCGACGATCGCGGCCGGCCGCTCATCTACCTGGTGCGGCAAGCCCCAGCACGCGAGTCGGGGTGA